Genomic window (Deinococcus yavapaiensis KR-236):
CAGGTCAAGGAAGCGTTGTTCAACGCGGGCATCAGCGGCGTGACCCTGATGCGCGTCAGCGGACACGGCGGCGAACAGGAGATCATCGAGCAGTACCGCGGCAGCCGCGTCCTCGTGGAGTTTCGCGAAAAGGTCGAGTTCAAGATGGCCGTCTCCGAACCCTTCGTGGAGATCGCCATCGAAGCGATTCGCCGCTCGGCGTACACGGGAGATGTCGGCGACGGCAAGATCTTCGTGCAACCGCTCGAACGCGTCGTGCGCATCCGCACCGGAGAGCGCGACAACGACGCCCTCACGCCCGTCACCGAGAAGAAGCTCAAGCCCGAACCCGTCTGAGGACGTGACTTCAGGAGGAATGCGATGAAGAGATATCTCTTGCCCTTGAGCGGACTCGCGCTGGTCTCCAGCGCGATGGCCGCCACGCCGAAGCTCGACACGGGCGACACCGCCTGGATGCTCGCTGCGACGGCCCTCGTGATGCTCATGACGCCCGGCCTCGCCTTCTTCTACGGCGGGCTCGTGCGCGGCAAAGCCGTTCTCAACACGATGCTGATGAGCTTTGTGGCCCTGGGCATCGTCGGCGTGCTGTGGGTCTTGCTGGGATACACCCTCGCGTTCGGACCGAGCGGCAACGCCATCGTCGGCAGCTTGCAAAATCTCGGCTTGGCGGGCCTCAACGGCGAACTCAGCGGCACGATTCCCGCGTACGTCTTCGTGATGTTCCAAGCGATGTTCGCGATCATCACGCCCGCGCTCATCTCGGGCGCCGTCGTGGACCGCATGCGCTTTCCCGCCTTCGCGCTCTTCGTCGCCTTGTGGAGCCTCTTGATCTACGCGCCGCTCGCGCACTGGGTGTGGAGCAGTGACGGCTGGCTGTTCAAACTCGGCGCCCTCGACTTCGCGGGCGGAACGGTCGTGCACATCAGCGCCGGCGTCTCGGCCCTCGTCGCCGCGCTCGTCATCGGTCCGCGCCTCGCGACTTCCAAACGCGCCGCCATTCCGCACAACGTGCCCTTCGTCTTGCTCGGTGCGGGCTTGCTGTGGTTCGGCTGGTTCGGCTTCAACGCGGGCTCGGCGCTCGCCGCCAACGGCACGGCCGCCCTCGCCTTCCTCACGACGAACACCGCCACCGCCGCCGCCATGATCGCGTGGCTCACCTGGGAAGCCGTGCGGGGCGGCAAACCAACCGCCGTCGGGGCCGCCACGGGCGCCGTCGTCGGCTTGGTCGCCATCACGCCCGGCGCCGGATTCGTCTCGCCGATCGCTTCCATCGCCATCGGCTTGATCGGCGCGACCGCCGCGTACTGGGCCGTGCAACTCAAGCACCGCCTCACCACCGACGACGCCCTCGACGTGTTCGCCTGCCACGGCGTCGGCGGCATCACGGGCGCCATCCTCACGGGTGTCTTCGCGCAAAAAGCCTACAACTCGCTCGGATCGGGCGTCCTCGACGGAAACCTCGCCCAGCTCGGCATCCAAGTCGTCGGCGTACTCGCCACGGTCCTGCTGTGCGCGGTCGGCACCTTCGCGCTCCTCAAACTCGTCGGCTTCATCACGCCGCTTCGCCTCACCACGACCGAAGAAGCCCTCGGCACGGACCT
Coding sequences:
- a CDS encoding P-II family nitrogen regulator codes for the protein MKLITAIVRPERVQQVKEALFNAGISGVTLMRVSGHGGEQEIIEQYRGSRVLVEFREKVEFKMAVSEPFVEIAIEAIRRSAYTGDVGDGKIFVQPLERVVRIRTGERDNDALTPVTEKKLKPEPV
- a CDS encoding ammonium transporter, yielding MKRYLLPLSGLALVSSAMAATPKLDTGDTAWMLAATALVMLMTPGLAFFYGGLVRGKAVLNTMLMSFVALGIVGVLWVLLGYTLAFGPSGNAIVGSLQNLGLAGLNGELSGTIPAYVFVMFQAMFAIITPALISGAVVDRMRFPAFALFVALWSLLIYAPLAHWVWSSDGWLFKLGALDFAGGTVVHISAGVSALVAALVIGPRLATSKRAAIPHNVPFVLLGAGLLWFGWFGFNAGSALAANGTAALAFLTTNTATAAAMIAWLTWEAVRGGKPTAVGAATGAVVGLVAITPGAGFVSPIASIAIGLIGATAAYWAVQLKHRLTTDDALDVFACHGVGGITGAILTGVFAQKAYNSLGSGVLDGNLAQLGIQVVGVLATVLLCAVGTFALLKLVGFITPLRLTTTEEALGTDLSAHREKGYTEEEGPLGAPVLLGGD